Proteins from one Penicillium digitatum chromosome 2, complete sequence genomic window:
- a CDS encoding 40S ribosomal protein uS15 — MGRLHSKGKGIASSAIPYSRAAPAWLKTTPEQVVDHICKLAKKGATPSQIGVVLRDSHGVAQVKIVTGNKILRILKSSGLAPELPEDLYFLIKKAVAVRKHLERNRKDKDSKFRLILIESRIHRLSRYYKTVGVLPPTWRYESATASTLVA; from the exons ATGGGTCGTCTTCACagcaagggcaagggcatTGCCTCTTCCGCCATCCCCTACTCCCGCGCCGCTCCCGCGTGGCTCAAGACCACCCCCGAGCAGGTTGTCGACCACATCTGCAAGCTGGCCAAGAAGGGTGCCACTCCTTCCCAGATCGGTGTTGTCCTCCGTGACTCCCACGGTGTTGCCCAGGTCAAGATTGTTACTG GTAACAAGATCCTCCGTATCTTGAAGTCCAGCG GCCTCGCTCCCGAACTCCCCGAGGACCTTTACTTCCTGATCAAGAAG GCTGTCGCTGTCCGCAAGCACCTTGAGCGTAACCGCAAGGACAAGGACTCCAAGTTCCGCCTGATTCTGATCGAGTCCCGCATCCACCGTCTGTCCCGTTACTACAAGACCGTCGGTGTCCTGCCCCCTACCTGGCGCTACGAGAGCGCCACTGCCTCCACCCTTGTCGCATAA
- a CDS encoding Splicing factor u2af large subunit, producing the protein MNGDTYSSRDTGRSRDYFRDERRDRDRGERTERGADLAADRAAERVSERGTERGAERGDRSDRGERRRSRSPHHGSRVDSRREREVNSYSSSRDYRAREREDRYSGRRDDREWDRGDRAERGDRAERGGGERSGGDRGDRRRRDFDDRPRRDLFDDRRGGRGGGDRGDRGDRGDRERRERKRSATPPRRKEPTPDLTDVSSVLTRKRRLTQWDMKPPGYENVTAEQAKISGMFPLPGAPRQQPMDPSRMKDFLNPPTGDSDNAALKPSNSRQSKRLFVYNIPSGVSGDAVIAFFNLQLNGLNVVHSVDPCISAQVSEDKTFALLEFKDPNDATVALAFDGITMAESGDKGLEVRRPKDYIVPDGSASQPVQAGVVLNEVPDSPNKICISNIPTYINEEAIIMLLKSFGDLKSFVLVKDAATEESRGIAFYEYVDPNNTALAVEGLNGMELVDRHLKFVRASIGTTQASGLDMGVNAMQMFAKTTSQDLETTQVLQLLNMVTLDELLNDEDYEEIMEDVSDECSKFGTILGIKIPRRGHGAGKIFIKYDAAESATNALKALAGRKFSDRTVVASYFGVENFDTEAW; encoded by the exons ATGAACGGCGACACCTACTCATCCAGGG ATACTGGTCGTTCACGCGATTACTTT CGCGACGAGCGACGTGATCGAGACCGAGGTGAAAGAACTGAACGCGGAGCTGACCTAGCTGCTGACCGAGCTGCTGAACGTGTTTCCGAGCGAGGAACCGAGCGTGGAGCTGAACGAGGCGATCGGAGTGATCGCGGTGAACGACGCCGATCGCGTTCGCCTCACCATGGATCCCGAGTTGACTCCCGTCGGGAGCGCGAAGTGAACTCATACTCAAGCAGCCGTGACTACCGTGCTCGTGAGCGCGAAGATCGCTACTCTGGCCGTCGTGATGATCGAGAGTGGGACCGTGGCGACCGTGCCGAGCGAGGTGACCGCGCTGAGCGTGGGGGCGGTGAACGCAGTGGTGGTGACCGGGGCGACCGACGCCGGCGTGACTTTGACGACAGACCTCGCCGTGACCTGTTTGACGACCGACGCGGCGGACGTGGCGGCGGAGACCGTGGTGATCGCGGAGACCGTGGAGACCGTGAGAGAAGAGAGCGCAAGCGAAGCGCCACGCCCCCGCGCCGCAAGGAGCCTACTCCCGATCTGACAGATGTGTCCTCCGTGTTGACCCGCAAACGTCGTTTGACTCAATGGGACATGAAGCCTCCTGGTTACGAGAATGTTACGGCTGAACAGGCAAAGATCTCAG GGATGTTCCCTCTTCCCGGAGCTCCTCGTCAGCAGCCGATGGACCCCAGCCGCATGAAGGACTTCCTGAATCCCCCTACTGGCGATAGCGACAACGCTGCCCTCAAGCCTTCCAACTCTCGCCAATCAAAGCGCCTTTTCGTTTACAACATCCCGTCCGGTGTCTCGGGCGATGCCGTTATTGCTTTCTTCAATCTTCAGTTGAATGGTCTCAATGTTGTTCACAGTGTCGACCCCTGCATCTCGGCCCAAGTTTCTGAAGATAAAACTTTCGCTCTTCTGGAGTTCAAGGATCCAAATGACGCCACAGTCGCATTGGCTTTTGATGGAATTACCATGGCGGAGAGTGGAGACAAGGGCCTTGAAGTGCGGCGACCAAAGGACTATATTGTTCCCGATGGCAGCGCAtcgcaacctgtccaagcTGGCGTTGTTCTGAATGAGGTCCCTGACTCACCCAACAAGATCTGCATCTCCAATATTCCCACCTACATCAATGAGGAAGCCATCATCATGCTCTTAAAGTCATTCGGTGACCTCAAGTCCTTTGTCTTGGTTAAGGATGCTGCTACAGAGGAGTCTCGG GGTATTGCCTTTTATGAATACGTCGACCCAAACAACACTGCTCTGGCCGTTGAGGGGTTGAACGGCATGGAACTTGTCGATCGCCACCTTAAGTTTGTTCGCGCCAGTATTGGAACTACACAGGCCTCTGGTCTCGACATGGGTGTAAATGCCATGCAGATGTTCGCCAAGACCACCTCCCAGGATCTCGAGACCACCCAGGTCCTACAGCTTCTCAACATGGTCACGCTCGACGAACTTCTCAATGACGAAGATTACGAAGAAATCATGGAGGATGTGAGCGATGAATGCTCAAAGTTCGGAACGATTCTTGGAATTAAGATCCCCCGGCGTGGACACGGCGCTGGCAAAATCTTCATTAAGTACGATGCTGCTGAGTCGGCCACCAACGCTCTCAAGGCGCTGGCAGGTCGCAAGTTCTCTGACCGTACAGTCGTTGCTTCCTACTTCGGGGTCGAAAACTTCGACACCGAGGCCTGGTAA
- a CDS encoding DNA N-glycosylase, putative has protein sequence MSTGAFSEWRKLPLSLSELCINTTLKCGQSFRWQNFSESQEWRCVLYGNLLSLKQDSNFLYYRSVQPTPHTSTPTTSDDDHLVRIIKHYFNLTPNLTELYSLWSSQDPNFKKKAAQFTGIRILRQDAWEALVSFICSSNNNIARISQMVEKLCIHYGNPVTTIGARAYHDFPPPGALTGNDVESNLRKLGFGYRAKYIHQTAVMVSNRDKGWLESLSNPECPAFGVVPKPSGEMKPEGREGYREAHEKLLELQGVGPKVSDCVCLMGLGWGESVPVDTHVWQIAQRDYRFGKSSNKNLNKTTYDAVANHFRKLWGKEAGWAHSVLFTADLRTFADKLAATKKIDVKVKDEEPFVKVETKVTTALSLEVSEEDINMRVKVENIDDAKKPSGGKRKAADNIVLAAQTTKTRRVSERLKR, from the exons ATGTCTACCGGTGCTTTTTCAGAATGGCGAAAGCTGCCTTTGAGCTTGAGTGAGCTTTGCATCAACACTACTCTCAAATGTGGCCAGTCTTTTAG ATGGCAGAACTTCTCAGAGAGTCAGGAATGGCGATGCGTTCTCTATGGCAATCTTCTTTCACTAAAGCAAGACTCAAATTTCTTGTACTATAGATCCGTGCAACCTACTCCTCATACATCCACACCGACAACCTCCGATGACGACCACCTTGTCCGCATTATCAAGCATTACTTCAACCTGACGCCTAATTTGACCGAGCTTTACTCCCTATGGTCATCACAAGATCCCAATTTCAAGAAAAAGGCTGCTCAATTCACTGGGATTAGGATCCTTCGACAAGATGCGTGGGAAGCACTGGTATCATTTATctgcagcagcaacaacaacatTGCACGGATCTCGCAAATGGTGGAGAAACTGTGCATACACTACGGAAATCCTGTGACCACCATTGGAGCCCGTGCCTATCATGACTTTCCTCCCCCAGGTGCATTGACTGGCAACGACGTGGAAAGCAATCTGCGCAAATTAGGGTTTGGATACCGGGCTAAATACATACACCAAACTGCGGTTATGGTGTCAAACCGAGACAAGGGCTGGCTAGAGAGTTTGAGCAACCCCGAGTGTCCAGCATTTGGTGTGGTACCCAAACCCAGCGGTGAAATGAAGCCAGAAGGGAGAGAGGGATATCGTGAAGCACAtgaaaagcttcttgaactaCAGGGAGTTGGGCCCAAAGTGTCGGACTGTGTCTGTCTAATGGGATTAGGGTGGGGAGAGTCTGTGCCAGTTGATACTCATG TGTGGCAAATCGCACAGCGAGACTACCGATTTGGAAAAAGCTCTAATAAGAACTTGAACAAAACTACGTATGATGCTGTTGCCAATCACTTCCGCAAGCTTTGGGGCAAGGAAGCTGGATGGGCTCATAGTGTGCTTTTCACTGCAGACCTGCGTACCTTTGCAGACAAGCTTGCTGcaaccaagaagattgacgTGAAAGTAAAAGACGAAGAGCCTTTTGTCAAGGTTGAGACAAAAGTGACAACTGCTCTCTCTTTGGAAGTTTCCGAGGAAGATATCAATATGAGAGTCAAGGTCGAGAACATAGATGATGCCAAGAAGCCCAGCGGCGGGAAGCGAAAGGCAGCTGATAACATTGTTCTTGCTGCTCAAACAACAAAGACACGGAGAGTGTCTGAGCGACTAAAGCGCTGA